Proteins co-encoded in one Bremerella sp. TYQ1 genomic window:
- a CDS encoding twin-arginine translocase TatA/TatE family subunit: MLHELGTSSTLLGFFGGMGMQEMAIIGVIAILLFGKNLPGVAKTFGKHYGDFKRGLSDIQSEFNNATREVEDSVNAGYSSKSSPAQFDDYDDFEEASAPKFEPPPQSSTSEKSELA; encoded by the coding sequence ATGTTGCATGAATTAGGAACATCGTCGACTTTACTCGGCTTTTTTGGTGGGATGGGCATGCAGGAAATGGCAATCATCGGAGTGATTGCCATCTTGCTGTTCGGCAAAAACCTGCCAGGGGTCGCTAAGACATTCGGCAAACACTACGGCGACTTCAAGCGAGGCCTCTCAGACATCCAGTCGGAGTTTAATAACGCGACAAGGGAGGTTGAGGATTCGGTGAATGCCGGGTATAGTTCCAAGAGTTCGCCGGCACAGTTCGACGACTACGACGATTTTGAAGAAGCAAGTGCTCCCAAGTTCGAGCCGCCTCCCCAATCGTCGACGTCGGAGAAATCAGAACTTGCCTGA
- the tatA gene encoding twin-arginine translocase TatA/TatE family subunit, which translates to MIGMNGLALFGFMGIGPQEMIIILVIFLLLFGSTKLPGLMRSMGQSVNEFKRGMDDTSDDSADRENSEAPKA; encoded by the coding sequence ATGATCGGTATGAATGGTTTAGCACTTTTCGGTTTTATGGGCATCGGTCCTCAGGAAATGATTATTATCCTGGTGATCTTCTTGCTGCTGTTTGGTTCGACAAAACTGCCAGGCTTGATGCGTAGCATGGGCCAAAGCGTGAACGAATTCAAACGCGGAATGGACGACACGTCGGACGATTCGGCCGATCGCGAAAACAGCGAAGCGCCGAAGGCGTAA